Proteins co-encoded in one Arthrobacter sp. ERGS1:01 genomic window:
- the nadA gene encoding quinolinate synthase NadA translates to MSSVNTTIQLITREEAERAGKPGRAQESCSTELSKGPWEFDLAEALAGTPGYGPGASDADVAPAATPRQGQLPQEYKDASDDDLTARIIAAKAELGDRVVILGHFYQRDEVVEFADFVGDSFQLANAAKTRDTAEAIVFCGVHFMAETADMLSGPHQSVILPNLAAGCSMADMADLPSVEACWAQLEDLYGAEPDADGRVPVIPVTYMNSSAALKAFCGEHGGIVCTSSNAATVLDWAFDRGQRVLFFPDQHLGRNTAKAMGIPLEQMPLWNPRMPLGGNDTAVMEDARVVLWQGFCSVHKRFTVAQIEQARADFPDVRVIVHPECPMEVVDAADEAGSTDYILKAVEAAPAGSTFAIGTEINMVNRLAAQYPQHTIFCLDPVICPCSTMYRIHPGYLAWVLEGLLRGEVLNQITVPEATAVNARVALERMLAAKPRAARTAAPVGVSVA, encoded by the coding sequence ATGTCATCAGTGAACACCACCATCCAGCTCATCACCCGCGAGGAAGCCGAACGCGCAGGCAAGCCCGGACGGGCCCAGGAAAGCTGTAGCACTGAACTGTCCAAGGGTCCGTGGGAGTTCGACCTTGCGGAGGCGCTGGCCGGCACCCCCGGCTATGGCCCCGGCGCCTCCGACGCGGACGTCGCCCCCGCCGCAACGCCCCGCCAGGGCCAGCTGCCGCAGGAATACAAGGACGCCTCCGACGACGACCTCACCGCTCGCATCATCGCGGCCAAGGCGGAACTGGGCGACCGTGTGGTGATCCTTGGCCACTTTTACCAGCGTGATGAGGTGGTTGAGTTTGCCGACTTCGTCGGCGACTCCTTCCAATTGGCCAACGCCGCGAAAACCCGTGACACGGCCGAGGCGATCGTGTTTTGCGGCGTGCACTTCATGGCCGAGACGGCCGACATGCTCTCCGGCCCGCACCAGTCGGTAATCCTGCCGAACCTGGCGGCCGGCTGCTCCATGGCCGACATGGCCGACCTCCCGTCCGTGGAGGCCTGCTGGGCGCAACTGGAGGACCTCTACGGCGCCGAGCCCGATGCCGACGGCCGCGTCCCCGTCATTCCGGTGACCTACATGAACTCCTCCGCGGCCCTGAAAGCGTTCTGCGGCGAGCACGGCGGCATTGTCTGCACCTCCTCCAACGCGGCCACCGTCCTGGACTGGGCGTTTGACCGCGGCCAGCGCGTCCTGTTCTTCCCCGACCAGCACCTGGGCCGTAACACGGCAAAGGCCATGGGGATCCCGCTGGAGCAGATGCCGCTGTGGAACCCCCGCATGCCGCTGGGCGGAAACGACACCGCCGTCATGGAGGACGCCAGGGTGGTGCTGTGGCAGGGATTCTGCTCCGTGCACAAGCGCTTCACCGTGGCCCAGATCGAGCAGGCACGCGCGGACTTCCCGGACGTACGGGTGATCGTGCACCCCGAATGCCCCATGGAGGTGGTGGACGCCGCAGATGAAGCCGGCTCCACCGACTACATCCTCAAGGCCGTCGAGGCGGCACCGGCCGGCAGCACCTTTGCCATCGGCACCGAGATCAACATGGTCAACCGGCTGGCCGCCCAATACCCGCAGCACACCATCTTCTGCCTGGACCCGGTGATCTGCCCCTGCTCCACGATGTACCGCATCCACCCCGGGTACCTCGCCTGGGTCCTGGAGGGCCTGCTGCGCGGGGAGGTCCTGAACCAGATCACTGTCCCCGAGGCCACGGCGGTCAACGCCCGGGTGGCGTTGGAGCGGATGCTGGCCGCCAAGCCGCGTGCGGCGCGGACCGCAGCCCCAGTGGGAGTGTCGGTCGCATGA
- the nadB gene encoding L-aspartate oxidase — translation MTTRNSHLVVVGSGIAGLFASLLAAEAGLRVTLVTKGVLAASNTHFAQGGICAVLGADESAPGDSVAAHVADTLAAGAGQCDPEAVRVLCAEAGADILALERFGVVFDKDPDTGRRSLGLEGAHSAARILHAGGDATGAAIADGLIRSVRCAEQLGTIRILENTFVQDLVLSHGRVTGVELLHGGGRERLGADAVLLASGGAGQLFEHTTNPSVATADGLAAAWRAGAVVADLEFFQFHPTALAVGENFLISEAVRGAGAVLRDGAGNAFMTGYHLDGDLAPRDVVSRSMAAHLARTGPGASSLPGGTLFLDATGVEAAHGAGYLARRFPTIDAKTRELGFDWTRQWLPVAPAAHYWMGGVATHLDAQTSLPGLYAAGEVACTGVHGANRLASNSLLEGLVFGRRAVQSFVADTQAGGDGAHAPVPAPAVTQAATLDLAGTGHQSTTEPLNRESLRRLMGEYAGVVRDRTGLQKAAGQLAAWRSQSALPGDPWIAGERPAEDPATLQAGAELENLRLVAELLVHAALARTESVGAHYRSDYPPATASTTEPTTATAAVPGGRRTAAWVASLPGEFTHIPTSLPVLESETV, via the coding sequence ATGACGACCCGCAATTCGCACCTGGTGGTGGTGGGCAGCGGCATTGCCGGACTGTTCGCCAGCCTGCTGGCGGCCGAGGCCGGACTGCGCGTCACCCTCGTGACCAAGGGCGTGTTGGCAGCCAGCAACACGCACTTTGCGCAGGGCGGCATATGCGCCGTGCTGGGTGCCGATGAATCGGCACCCGGCGACAGCGTCGCCGCGCACGTGGCCGACACCCTGGCCGCCGGTGCGGGCCAGTGCGATCCGGAGGCCGTACGCGTCCTCTGTGCCGAAGCCGGTGCGGACATTCTTGCCCTTGAACGGTTCGGCGTTGTCTTCGACAAGGACCCGGACACCGGGCGACGCTCCCTGGGGCTCGAGGGCGCCCATTCGGCGGCCCGCATCCTCCACGCGGGCGGGGACGCCACGGGTGCGGCCATCGCCGACGGGCTGATCCGCTCCGTGCGCTGCGCCGAGCAATTGGGCACGATCCGCATCCTGGAAAACACCTTTGTCCAGGACCTGGTGCTCAGCCACGGCCGCGTCACCGGGGTGGAACTGCTCCATGGCGGCGGCCGGGAACGGCTGGGCGCCGATGCCGTCCTGCTGGCCAGCGGGGGAGCGGGACAACTGTTTGAGCACACGACGAACCCGTCCGTTGCCACGGCCGACGGTTTGGCCGCAGCCTGGCGGGCAGGGGCCGTGGTGGCCGATCTTGAGTTCTTCCAATTCCACCCCACAGCCCTCGCCGTTGGCGAGAATTTCCTGATCTCCGAAGCCGTTCGCGGCGCCGGGGCCGTCCTGCGCGACGGCGCCGGCAACGCGTTCATGACCGGCTACCACCTCGACGGAGACCTCGCCCCCAGGGACGTCGTCTCCCGCAGCATGGCAGCCCACCTGGCCCGCACCGGCCCAGGCGCCAGCTCCCTCCCGGGCGGCACCCTGTTCCTGGATGCCACGGGCGTCGAGGCGGCCCACGGAGCGGGCTACCTGGCCCGGCGCTTCCCCACGATCGATGCCAAGACCCGCGAGCTGGGCTTCGACTGGACCCGCCAATGGCTGCCGGTTGCCCCGGCCGCGCACTACTGGATGGGCGGCGTGGCCACCCACCTCGACGCACAAACCTCCCTGCCCGGGCTCTACGCCGCCGGTGAGGTCGCATGCACCGGCGTCCACGGCGCCAACCGGCTGGCATCGAACTCGCTGCTGGAGGGCCTCGTCTTTGGCCGGCGAGCCGTGCAGTCCTTCGTGGCCGACACCCAGGCCGGCGGGGACGGCGCCCACGCCCCAGTACCCGCCCCTGCCGTGACACAGGCAGCCACCCTGGACCTTGCCGGAACGGGGCACCAGAGCACCACTGAACCTCTCAACCGGGAGTCGCTGCGCAGGCTCATGGGCGAGTACGCCGGCGTGGTCCGCGACCGGACCGGCCTGCAAAAAGCCGCCGGACAACTTGCCGCCTGGCGCTCGCAGTCGGCGCTCCCCGGCGATCCATGGATCGCCGGGGAGCGCCCGGCCGAAGATCCTGCCACCCTCCAGGCCGGGGCGGAGCTGGAAAATCTCCGCCTGGTTGCCGAACTGCTGGTTCACGCCGCACTCGCCCGCACCGAATCCGTGGGAGCGCACTACCGCAGTGACTACCCGCCGGCTACGGCGTCAACTACGGAGCCAACCACGGCCACGGCCGCCGTTCCGGGCGGGCGGCGCACGGCCGCCTGGGTTGCCTCGCTCCCCGGTGAATTCACCCACATTCCCACCAGCCTTCCCGTTCTTGAAAGCGAAACAGTATGA
- the nadC gene encoding carboxylating nicotinate-nucleotide diphosphorylase, translating into MNAVELVPSVHSSEIVLPTLPPAVVENILRNAFVEDAPYGDITSATLLPASAVATAWLVAREPGIFSGGDVFTAAMTMTDPAARVEQLVADGTAFSAGQRLMSVTGLARGVLTAERIALNLTQRMSAIATQTAEYVKTLEGTNARVTDTRKTTPGLRVLERYAVRCGGGHNHRFSLSDAVLAKDNHLAVLTGGDPAKLTAALQSVRAQLPHTVHFEVEVDRIEQIEPVLAAGVDTIMLDNFSNEELVVGVAMVNGRALVEASGNVNLSTIGAIAATGVDIISVGALTHSVRALDLGLDIAIEA; encoded by the coding sequence ATGAACGCCGTCGAACTTGTCCCCTCAGTCCACAGCAGCGAAATCGTCCTGCCAACCCTGCCCCCGGCTGTTGTGGAGAACATTCTGCGCAACGCCTTTGTGGAGGACGCACCGTACGGCGACATCACCTCGGCGACCCTGCTGCCGGCCTCCGCCGTGGCCACGGCATGGCTTGTGGCCCGCGAACCGGGGATCTTCTCCGGCGGCGACGTGTTCACGGCTGCCATGACGATGACCGACCCCGCCGCAAGGGTTGAGCAACTCGTGGCCGACGGCACGGCGTTCAGTGCCGGGCAGCGGCTCATGTCCGTCACGGGACTGGCACGCGGTGTCCTGACGGCCGAGCGGATTGCGCTGAACCTGACCCAGCGCATGAGCGCCATCGCCACCCAAACCGCCGAGTACGTCAAGACGCTCGAAGGCACCAACGCCCGCGTCACCGACACCCGGAAAACCACCCCCGGGCTGCGCGTGCTTGAACGCTACGCGGTGCGCTGCGGCGGCGGCCACAACCACCGGTTCTCGCTCTCCGACGCCGTGCTGGCCAAGGACAACCACCTGGCCGTGCTCACCGGCGGCGACCCGGCCAAGCTGACCGCGGCGCTGCAGAGCGTGCGGGCCCAACTGCCGCACACCGTCCACTTTGAGGTCGAGGTGGACAGGATCGAGCAGATTGAACCCGTGCTCGCGGCCGGCGTGGACACGATCATGCTGGACAACTTCAGCAACGAGGAACTGGTGGTGGGTGTGGCCATGGTCAACGGCCGGGCCCTGGTGGAGGCCAGCGGCAATGTGAACCTCTCCACGATTGGCGCGATCGCCGCCACGGGCGTGGACATCATCTCCGTAGGCGCGCTGACCCACAGCGTCCGTGCCCTGGACCTCGGCCTGGACATCGCGATCGAGGCCTGA
- a CDS encoding NUDIX hydrolase — MERQPFVSAANVSERLAQPPSLAISTVIFTLRPSASSGRPTLWLPLVRRIREPFKDQWALPGGPLTQAESLQDAAARNLRETTGLAPNYLEQLYAFGGLHRSPSQRVVSIVYWAMVQSTQAALAQESENVKWFRADGLMDLAFDHNEIVDYALWRLRNKMTYGSIAYHLLGEKFTLAQVREVYEAVLDRTLDPANFRRQLKQGANIEATEEYLQGGKHRPPRLYRYTGTTARDSPVP, encoded by the coding sequence ATGGAACGGCAACCTTTTGTGAGTGCGGCCAATGTCAGCGAGCGCCTTGCGCAGCCGCCGTCCCTTGCCATTTCAACCGTCATCTTCACCCTCCGCCCCAGCGCGTCCAGCGGCCGTCCCACGTTGTGGCTGCCCCTGGTGCGCCGCATCCGCGAACCGTTCAAGGACCAGTGGGCGCTGCCCGGCGGGCCCCTGACCCAGGCGGAATCGCTGCAGGACGCCGCGGCCCGGAATCTTCGGGAAACCACGGGCCTGGCGCCGAACTACCTGGAGCAGTTGTACGCCTTCGGCGGCCTCCACCGTTCGCCCAGCCAGCGCGTGGTCTCCATTGTCTATTGGGCCATGGTCCAATCCACCCAGGCCGCCCTGGCCCAGGAATCGGAAAACGTGAAGTGGTTCCGGGCCGACGGGTTGATGGACCTGGCCTTCGACCACAACGAGATTGTCGACTACGCCTTGTGGCGGTTGCGCAACAAGATGACGTACGGCAGCATCGCGTACCACCTACTGGGCGAAAAGTTCACGCTGGCCCAGGTGCGCGAGGTGTATGAGGCGGTTCTTGACCGCACCCTGGATCCGGCGAATTTCCGGCGCCAGCTCAAGCAGGGGGCGAACATCGAGGCCACCGAGGAGTACCTGCAGGGTGGAAAGCACCGCCCTCCCCGGCTCTACCGCTACACCGGCACGACGGCGCGGGATTCCCCCGTCCCGTAG